gacactccattttttaatttaattttcaatttccaccaatcgttttttccgattatagcgccatctatccataattggaaaaaatgttgcgaataaaagttgcttatttttacgtcaagaatccaaatctgcaataaaaattggaggctcctatttaagattttaagtaaCTCCCCACGTtgcctccgtgggggtcgtgtcgttttggtgccattcgatagttttttgaaaaacattgaatacgtgtattttgcagatGGAATTCATTAAGGAGAGACCGAAAAAAAATaatctattcttagaaaaactcgaaatggtctgattaagataaggtaagttaagtacatgcaaaatagtgtatatttcaaaaatctgatgatttgagcggggcgtaagaaaatgggcgagtcacaaagtttcacaaaaaaaaagcaaatatttcgcgaaataaacgtcagatcgaaaaactaaaaaatacttgttcaatatttttcaaaaatctatcaaataatactaaacacgacaccccacggggaggggtgggggtaaattaaaacttttaaatatgaaccctgcgatatttcgcgaaatgaacatcagcaTACTTTCCTTTCCTagtatgaggatttattgatgaaaaacatggatagttgtttacgcacataacttttttattatcacaaataagtaaatgaatcaaaaaggaaaatgttaagaacgCCTAAATCTAcgatcgagttttaattttaatattttacatatgctagaatattccacaggctgttccaaactttaagaaaaaaacacattatgattggtacacccggtataaaatgatatttacctgtctagcaacaatattattacaacaatatacttaaataataaggctataacatactaaaataatcactcaaatcggatcactggtttaggaaattcgagacatcaaacatgtcccatttttaggtgttcggctaattttgccggtgtgtgtatttttaaaacttactaataatataatacataatttataaataaaaatactaccTCTAGCGAAAATGATACCTGATTTATTGACCACAAGAAATAGTATTTTGAAAAGGCTTAAAATTTAGGTGTTTTATACAAATCTATATCATCTTAATTTCGTTTGTTGGTTGCTCATACTTCTTTCTCATATTTCTTTATTAGCATAACTGCCCATTAGTTAAGGCACTATGTAACATTGGCTTATTTAAGGAGTATTTCATTCATTGTAAAAGGGACCTCAATATAAGCCATACATCAGGGCCTCGGCTTAACTCATTACATTATATGTACTAAAATTGTAATCTAATAGACATTACCTTTTTATCATTTATGTTGTTCACACATGtggacattttaaataaaaaaaagaagtaTGTGTGCCCTACATAGTAGACGCTAAAGGTAAACTAATTTGCGTGTTTTGTATCCTTATAATGTGTGTTAATTTAATcttatagatttttttatttctttctatagGGTGGCCTAGAGCAGCAATTGCTTCAAGCGAATCCAATTTTAGAAGCCTTCGGTAACGCCAAAACTATCAAGAATGACAACTCTTCGCGTTTCGTAAGTATCTATATTTTATTTTGTCTGCCAAACTTCGACTAGCGTCTAAATATGCCTTTAATGCCCAGTTGCactaacagatcttaagcttaagtcgagaatatcataagaattaatataatataattataatatattacaataagaataccataatataataatagatataattgataataaggtaagaatctaaaattatggtgcaacgtaagtgatactcgaggaggccctatctataagtagagcttagctaagctggagcttaacatctgttggtgcaaccaggcataagtaaCACCCCTTACTCCATGAAGATTATTCAAGTCTATGTACCAACATCGGTACAAGAAATGGAACGGCTTTCTGATGACAATGACGTGTATACAGCTGTTACAGAAGACCACGAAAATTTTACGATATGTAAGGCGATTTAAATGCCAAAATAGGACTAAAACCCAAGGTAAGCGGATGCTGGGTAAGGCCAGGGCCCGACTTGGGCCGTAACACCATAGGAGAGAGAAAATAAATGGTCGTTATAAAACGTTTTGTCaaagttttcaacaaaaaaataataacctttcaaaactaaatttaatttcaTAATATATTTTAGGGAAAATTCATCAGGATCAATTTCGATGCCTCTGGTTTCATTGCTGGAGCCAACATAGAAACCTACCTATTAGAAAAATCCCGTGCCATTAGACAAGCGAAACAGGAGAGAACCTTCCATATTTTCTACCAACTTCTTTCAGGAGCTTCCGATGCCCAGAGAAGTAAGTCATACTATTTTTCTCtctgacaattttttttgtttctataaatttttatttctagttacaaagggaaggaattaaacaaaactatttaaactattttatagatacattggatAGGTTTTCGTTTTTACAACGGAAAGACTTTtctacatcaaaatgaaaatattcaaACGGATTACCATAAAAGTAGCTATTAGGTtcgttctagcatcagtttcaaacggtttgaaaccatcagcgaatagtggaccagcgcgagtagaggggatagcactggtgactttattatgttctctcactgaccaactgtttgctgacggtttctgactagtttgactgtttgctagaacaaacctatttgCACGTTGCTAACTATATTTTCACTGATGGTGGTCTGATAAGACCGCAAACGTTCTGATGAAAGTTATAATCCGTTtggatattttcattttttagtatttttttaatattttactcaTTTACCAGAAGTGAAGTTTTTTACTTCGCTAGTTTCAATAAAAGTTGTACttaatgttttaattttattttctattgTATAATCACGAATgtctattaatattaattatttttcagaGGAATTTATTTTGGAAGACCCACGATCGTACGGCTTTCTCCGAGAAGACAATCATATCGTTCCAGGAGTGGATGATTCACTCGAATTCAATGAAACTGTCAAGAGTATGAATATCATGGGAATGACTAGCGAAGACTTCAGTGCCATTTTCAGAGTCGTATCAGCGGTGATGTTATTTAGCAAAATGGAGTTCAAACAAGACCGCAGTTCTGATCAAGCCACTCTTCCAGATAACACTGTTGCTCAGAAGATCGCCCATTTGCTAGGATTGTCTGTTACGGACATGACCAGGGCATTCTTGAAACCGAGAATCAAAGTTGGCAGAGATTTCGTCACCAAGAGCCAAACCAAAGAGCAAGTTGAGTTTGCTGTAGAAGCTGTTTCCAAGGCGTGTTACGAACGTATGTTCAAGTGGTTGGTTACCCGCATCAACAGATCTCTAGGAAGAACAAAGAGGCAAGGAGCTAGCTTCATCGGTATTCTCGATATTGCAGGTTTTGAAATTTTCGAACTCAATTCTTTCGAACAATTATGCATCAACTACACCAACGAGAAGCTCCAGCAACTTTTCAATCACACTATGTTCATTTTAGAACAGGAAGAATATCAAAGAGAAGGCATTGAATGGAAATTTATTGATTTTGGCTTAGATTTACAACCTACCATTGACTTGATTGACAAACCAATGGGTATCATGGCTCTGTTAGATGAAGAATGTTTATTCCCTAAAGCTACCGACAAAACATTTGTTGACAAGCTAGTTGCATCTCATTCTGCGCATCCTAAATTCAAAAAGAGTGACTTCCGTGGCGTTGCTGACTTTTCCATAATTCATTACGCAGGAAAAGTAGATTATTGTGCCAATCAATGGCTGATGAAGAACATGGATCCACAAAACGAAAATGTGGTATCTTTGTTACAAACGTCTCAAGATCCATTCGTTGTACACATCTGGAAAGATGCTGAGACCATAGGAAGAGCTAAAGGAATGTTTAGAACTGTTTCTTACTTATACAAAGAACAACTGGCCAACTTGATGGTTACCTTACGCAATACTAACCCCAACTTTGTTCGGTGTATTATTCCAAACCACGATAAGAAGGCTGGAAAAATCGATGCTCCATTAGTTCTGGACCAATTGAGATGTAACGGTGTTTTGGAAGGAATTCGTATTTGCAGGCAAGGTTTTCCAAACAGAATACCATTCCAAGAATTCAGGCAACGGTATGAACTACTTACTCCAAATGTTATTAACAAAGGCTTCATGGACGGTAAGAAGGCTTGCGAGGCTATGATTAAGTCACTCGAATTAGACAAAAACCTATATAGAGTAGGACAGTCGAAAATATTCTTCAGAGCTGGAGTCCTAGCTCATCTCGAAGAAGAAAGAGATTACAAAATCACCGATCTTATCGTTAACTTCCAAGCTTTCTGTAGAGGTTTCTTGTCTAGAAGAAACTACCAAAAGAGGGTACAACAACTTAATGCTATTCGCATCATTCAAAGAAACTGTTCTGCTTACTTAAAACTTAGAAACTGGCAGTGGTGGAGACTATACACGAAAGTTAAACCTCTTCTTGAGGTCACTAAACAGGAAGAAAAACTCATGCAAAAAGAAGACGAACTTAAACAGGTCAAAGATAAATTAGAACATCATGCTAAAACAGCACAGGAATTCGAGAAGAAGTATCAGCAAGCCCAAGAAGAAAAGGTCATTCTTCAAGAACAGCTCCAAGCTGAAGTTGAGCTGTGTGCCGAAGCCGAAGAAATGAGGGCAAGATTAACAGCCCGCAAACAAGAATTAGAAGAAATTTTACACGATCTTGAAGCTCGaattgaagaagaagaagagcgaGCTACTAGTTTGAATAATGATAAAAAGAAATTACAGCTGACTATTCAAGACTTGGAAGAACagctagaagaagaagaagctgccAGACAGAAGATACAGTTGGAAAAAGTTCAATGTGAtaacaaattaaagaaattagaAGAGGATTTGGCTCTGAGCGACGatacaaatcaaaaattaataaaggAAAAGAAAGTATTAGAAGAAAGGAGCAATGATTTAAGCCAGGCATTGGCCGAGGAAGAAGAGAAAGCTAAACATCTGTCCAAACTTAAAGCTAAACACGAGTCTACAATTGCTGAACTAGAAGAAAGGTTATTAAAAGATCACCAACAAAGACAAGAAACTGATAGATCAAAAAGAAAAGTAGAAACAGAAGTGAATGATTTGAAGGAGCAAGTCAACGAAAAACGTCTACAAATTGAAGAACTCCAACTACAATTGGGCAAAAGAGAGGAAGAATTGGCTCAAGCGATGGTTAAAGTTGACGAAGAAAGTGCTCAAAAAGCTGTATCACAAAAAGCTTTACGAGAACTAGAAAGTCAACTTACCGAGCTACAGGAAGACTTAGAGGCTGAAAAAGCAGCCAGAAGCAAAGCTGAAAAATTGAAACGTGATTTGAATGAAGAATTAGAAGCACTGAAAAACGAACTTTTGGATTCTTTAGATACAACGGCTGCTCAACAAGAGCTCAGATCGAAGAGAGAACAAGAATTGGCAGGACTGAAGAAGACTTTGGAAGAAGAGGCTCAACAGCACGAAGTATCTGTAACTGATATGCGTCACAAGCATTCACAAGAGCTGGGTAGCTTAAATGAACAGTTAGAGAACCTGAAGAAACTAAAAGCCAACTTGGAGAAGACCAAACAGAGCCTTGAAGCCGAAAATGCAGATCTTACAAGCGAGCTGAGAAATGTTGGAGCGAGCAGACAAGAAggtaaatatttcaatatttcatATTTGGTCCAAATAcggtcgaaaaaatgaaagattacccatgaacgatcacatctatcacttattttgtatttgctgtctttttctataacaaacgtttgttatttatagaaaaagacagccaatacaaaataagtgattgatgtgatcgttcctGGGTAATCTTTCATAACATTTCGTAAGACACGACTCTTCTTAATAATTTTAGCTAATGCTTTTGTTTAACGAGAAACTCTTCTCTATCTCTGTAAGCTTTCGCTTGGTTGATCATCTTCTTATTCTTTGAGTACCATGCCCAAATTTTAGGTGTgagtagcttccatgacaatttgccttTATCGTTCTAGATCTTTCGCGTCATGTACCAATTCATCTgttgataagccagtccattgacgaggGTTTCAGAGCCATGAATGTTTCtcctaccaattcctctttttccgtcgatctttccgttgagtattaactgcaatatccagtatctgctacctctcattatattcCCCAGatatccaagttttctcttttttatcattgACCTACTCTGACGcgttgaatccatgatattctgagcattctacgatatgaccacatctcgaaggcttctaatttgttcatcatattAACCTTAATGATCCAGGTTTAACATCCATATAATAATTCAGGATACACAACATTTTACTAACTTAtgcttagttgtaagttcagctgagaattgctcagaatagatctaagtttcttAAATGCTCCTCTTGgaaatttctatacgagttttaatttcttcatcaggatttagtgtctcgtttatccaacatcctaggtatttaaaatggttaactgtTATCGGTTCATTACTGATAATTACATAGTTTCATAGGGCcaacgtcttgtttactaaccacaagtaactttgtctttgttgtatttatgctAAGTCCGTGATTGGAACATTTTCTAGTGAgccgatctataaggaattgaagatcttcgatactgTCAACCATGatcgctgtgtcatctgcatatctgatgttgttagtAGTTTCTCCCCCAATTCGAACTccacatacagggtgtttggtaaagaatggaccatagtttaaccttagattcctgaggttaaaataggtcgatttaagctaacttaccttagtacaaaagttgatgaccgaaatacagggtgtcaaagttaaacttttattttatttatttttgaatatttcctgacaggaatggggcaacaacacgaaattttggtaagtggtgctggtacagtacaccctactaaattatgttaaacaaacgtttctggctactaccagaggcgtacgacgggggaacgtgaatggttgacccttcccaaattctacgccactggcggaatttctattttggTACAATTTTTtcattctccaatactttctacgtaaataacatactcttcattcgcaACTATAAAGCCGtcagttctcgagatatttgaagctaaaaacgaaggagcataatacattaatcaaaataatagtgtattttcatttttaacttcaaatatctcgaaaactaatgactttatcgttacgaatga
This genomic window from Diabrotica virgifera virgifera chromosome 1, PGI_DIABVI_V3a contains:
- the LOC114332917 gene encoding myosin heavy chain, non-muscle isoform X2, with protein sequence MADAETKDRFDPELKFLCVDRNHYNDPATQAEWTQKRLVWVPHESQGFVAASIKGERGDEVEVELQETGKRTNVPKDDIQKMNPPKFDKVEDMAELTCLNEACVLHNLKDRYYSGLIYTYSGLFCVVVNPYRKLPIYTDKIMERYKGIKRHEVPPHVFAITDTAYRSMLQEREDQSILCTGESGAGKTENTKKVIQYLAYVAASKSPKGAGAQKDLIGGLEQQLLQANPILEAFGNAKTIKNDNSSRFGKFIRINFDASGFIAGANIETYLLEKSRAIRQAKQERTFHIFYQLLSGASDAQRKEFILEDPRSYGFLREDNHIVPGVDDSLEFNETVKSMNIMGMTSEDFSAIFRVVSAVMLFSKMEFKQDRSSDQATLPDNTVAQKIAHLLGLSVTDMTRAFLKPRIKVGRDFVTKSQTKEQVEFAVEAVSKACYERMFKWLVTRINRSLGRTKRQGASFIGILDIAGFEIFELNSFEQLCINYTNEKLQQLFNHTMFILEQEEYQREGIEWKFIDFGLDLQPTIDLIDKPMGIMALLDEECLFPKATDKTFVDKLVASHSAHPKFKKSDFRGVADFSIIHYAGKVDYCANQWLMKNMDPQNENVVSLLQTSQDPFVVHIWKDAETIGRAKGMFRTVSYLYKEQLANLMVTLRNTNPNFVRCIIPNHDKKAGKIDAPLVLDQLRCNGVLEGIRICRQGFPNRIPFQEFRQRYELLTPNVINKGFMDGKKACEAMIKSLELDKNLYRVGQSKIFFRAGVLAHLEEERDYKITDLIVNFQAFCRGFLSRRNYQKRVQQLNAIRIIQRNCSAYLKLRNWQWWRLYTKVKPLLEVTKQEEKLMQKEDELKQVKDKLEHHAKTAQEFEKKYQQAQEEKVILQEQLQAEVELCAEAEEMRARLTARKQELEEILHDLEARIEEEEERATSLNNDKKKLQLTIQDLEEQLEEEEAARQKIQLEKVQCDNKLKKLEEDLALSDDTNQKLIKEKKVLEERSNDLSQALAEEEEKAKHLSKLKAKHESTIAELEERLLKDHQQRQETDRSKRKVETEVNDLKEQVNEKRLQIEELQLQLGKREEELAQAMVKVDEESAQKAVSQKALRELESQLTELQEDLEAEKAARSKAEKLKRDLNEELEALKNELLDSLDTTAAQQELRSKREQELAGLKKTLEEEAQQHEVSVTDMRHKHSQELGSLNEQLENLKKLKANLEKTKQSLEAENADLTSELRNVGASRQEGERRRKQAEGQLAELSAKLTEVERSKVELQEKTIKLQQELENVAQQLEGAELKASAAVKSQTTIESQFSEAQAALEEETKQKLALSSKLRQLESEKEALQEQMEEEEEAKRNIEKQVAVLSVQLAEAKKKAEDEAEQAAILEESKKKLAKDLEALQSKVEELTTINDKLERSKKKIAAELEDANIDLETQRQKVSELEKKQKNFDKVLAEEKAVSEQLATEKDIVEREARDKETLVLSLKRELDDSNVKIEELERIRRQLQGELDELVNNQGTADKNVHELEKAKRSLESQLAELKAQNEELEDELQLTEDAKLRLEVNMQALRAQFERDIQAKEEQAEEKRRGIVKQLRDLEAELDEERKQRTAAVSSRKKLEGDIKELEGQIELHCKVKEDALKQLKKSQQQCKEAIRDAEECRAARDEYAAASKEAERKVKTLEAEVLQLTDDLTNSDKLRRAAEAERDELLEEISNSNNKGTLLIDEKRRLEARIATLEEELEEEQSTNEILQDRTRKAQLNIEQLTAELTSERSTAQKQESQRVLLERQNKELKAKLAELETAQRTKTKATIAALESKIANLEEQLEVEAKERLAQQKTNRKLDKKTKELVMQLEDERRHADQYKEQVEKGNARVKALKRQLDEAEEEVTREKAQKRKAQRECEDMLESHESMTREINNLKSKLRKSRCEGFSHPCYEWRGTMGISSSRLSSTKRGSIQTSGNGSGDDSTTQDEAMDGDDAPN